Sequence from the Erythrolamprus reginae isolate rEryReg1 chromosome Z, rEryReg1.hap1, whole genome shotgun sequence genome:
CAGGAAACTTCTCTCTCACCAGAATGTGTGCTTTGGGCTATTTATGTGATGCATGGCTGTGTGTGGTTTTTTGAAATTGTTGATTTGAGCGGCTGATGGCCAGTTATTAAGTCATTGTCTGTTATGCCAAGTCCTTGATTCCTAAATGCCTAGTAAGTTGATGACAAGGGGCCTGTTTTCCAGGCTTCAATCATTTTCCTGGCTACCTTTGGACCCTGCTTGGCCTACAATCTTAGCTGCTAAATTGAAAGTATGTTCTTGTTCATTGCATTCTCAAGCTACTAATGAATTTGGGCTCTCTTATAACTTCCTTATGCTCTTGCAATCTTCCTCCTTGTCTATCTAATGTAGTCGCAGAAGCAATCCATGCAGGTCGTTCATAATCACAGAGGCAATTCATTACAATGCCTCCATGTCTGTGTAGGACAGACAGGGAGAAAACTAACCACCAGACTGCAAGAATACAAGGGAGCAGTCAGACAAGACCCCAACTCATTGGTAGCCTTACATTGCAATGAACAAGGACATACATTCAATCACAGGTACTAAGATTGTTTgccaaaaaaaatacaaaaatagggaAATGACTAAAGCCTAAAAAATGGCCCTTTGACAGTCAACAGGACTGCTGATTTACCACCAACTTACCAGGTACTTAGGAGCTAAGGACTTAGCAGCACAAGTAAACAGCAGCCAATGACTTAATAACCAGCAATTAAGTGGCCTTCACCACCCCAATCAACAACTAAAAAGCTGCATACAATCTGGCATCACATAAATACTATGCATAGAATAGTCCAAAGCACACATTCTGGTGAGAGACAAGTTCCCCGAGGATGGGCAACATCCAGTCTAGGTCTTTAAAGCTGGAAatactaaacctctggtcccagtgactgacccagattaaATCCTGCATCATTttcctgggacatgtatatttgccttcatttgtgaAAATATACCTCAAACACTTACCTGGCTCAAAAAGAATTACTAGCAATCCAGAGTATACAGTAGTATGCAGCCCTTCTGCATTCAGTTTCTGAGCAGAAATCTGCATTTTTCtatccaaattaaaaaaaacaagtacaaataagattttttaaatgctTATATTATTTTCCTTGCACAACATGTATTGTAATTGCAATTTGTAAAAAATTGCACATGATGTCTGGGTCACATCTGAAACAAAAACCGTTCTAGGGTCAGTTCTTAAATCAAATCTGATTTAATTGTAGAACCTGGTTAAATTTGTGAGTCGCTACTGTGAGCAAAAGTTAAATCACTTTTTACGCAGCTGGAAATCAAGACGGTATTAACATAAATGAAAGATAGCCTCAATTTATCATAACCAATTCATGTGCTTGAACTAGTTTGCCATCTGCAGTAGTAagaatgcaaaaaaacaaaacaaacacatcCTTAATTGCTGAATTTGCCCTCGGGCAATCAGAAACTGAGTCCTAATCCACAACTTTAGTACATATTTCCCTTGCAATGAAACTTTAAAGGCACAGTGAAGTAGGGGGAAAGGTTTGGAGGACTGAgagaatatacatttttaaagtgTGTGTACAGAGAAAGTGCTAGCCATTTCTACCCAATCAACAGATTTTCTGCCATGTACTAAGAAAATCCTGTCATTTTTGTGGAATTAAAAATATCAACCATAAGAAAGCGTTCTAGATATTAACAGAACAGCATATTAATTATAAGAAAATATGGTATTGTCATCCTGCCCTACAcccaattgttgttgttttttaaggtaGGAAAAAACATCATTTTCCAGTTCCTTCAACTTTCTCTatcttctcatttctttttcacCTAAGAAAAGGAAACAGTCATATCACCTGGAAAGACCAGATGCTTTGTGTTTGGTTGAAAATATAAACGATTTTAGAAAACCTATTTTTAGTAGATAATCTAAGTAAAACATGGCACCAAAGGCGTATAGAAGTTCATGTTTCAGTTGGGACTTCAGGAAACTTTAAAGCTTGAATTATGTTATTCCATATTATAGTAATTTACAAGTGCCACCAACTGCCATAAAAATCCTAAACTACGTTTAGAGCTACCTTTATCCATAATTAAGGATATGGTCTGCTTTGGAAACAGAGTGAGGTAGCTGTCTGAGATGCAAGCCAATAATTCTACTCATACTCCTCGCAAAAAAATCCCCCATGGAAACTGAAGTGTGGTTAACATTTTGCATTAAACTGGATTTTTCATGTTACCTATTTAAACTGGAACCAAACATGGGATGGCTAATATCCAAACCCCTAAATCTCTAAGAGCTTAAACTAAAGAACAAGGTTCCACTATAAGCCTTTGTatgtttttgtgatttttgtaTATAGCAAAAACATGAAACCTAATATTCAAATGGAAGGAGGCAAGGACTACATCCATCCATTTGTAACTGTCTCAAGATGTCACTTAACCAACCCACCTCCTCAACCATTCTTATAACAGTAGCTTCCTAAATTCCCTAAACAAAAGTACAATATGAAGTCCCACCCCAAAGCTGAAAAAGGCCAAACTTTCCAAATTGTCCCAACAATATCACCCTTTCCTCctacaaaataaataacattgcATTTAAGGACAGACTAATGTTCATGCCAGAGGATGGATTGATCCTATAGCCTTGAGTAGGAAGTTACAGACCCAAGATTGACCATTATAGAGAGACGGGAAGGGCTGGACATCCTTGagaaaagatgaaaagaaaaaggCTCAATTAGACTGAGAAGTAGCACTTGAAGTGCTTCCCTCAGGTTCCCGTTTGATTTTGGCAGGGAGCTCTGTTCCAGTTTTAGCCtctccttctgcttcttctttGGCACCATCGTGTGTCTTCATATGCTTGCTTAGATGGTCGCTTCTCATGAAGACTCGGTTGCAAACAGGACAGGTGAATTTTTTGGTTCCTGTATGGGTCTGAAGGTGCCTCTGCAATTCATCAGAGCGGGTGAAGCGCTTTCCACAGAACAACCAATTGCAGACAAAGGGGCGGTCACCACTGTGCCATCTCAAATGGGCCTTCAAATGGGATGTCTTGGCATATGCCTTGCCACAACCAGGAATATGACAGTTATGGAGATGCTTCTTTTTGGAATTGTCAGGGCACTGGCCCACCCTTTCAGCTTCTTGGCAGTTAGGACATCGACAGGCAGCTTGGCCAGAGCTCCGGGTCACTGAACGCCTTGAGCTTTTTGGCCTTCCACTACTATCCCCAGCTTGCTCCATTGGGTGAGGTTCTTGAGTAGAATCCAGGGATTTAATAACTTCTTGGTTCATGAGGTGGGATGCTGAAGGCAGCAGGTGATGAGGCGGACCACAGAGTTGATGTTCTGCAGAACCATAGCCACCCAACACTGGCTGAAGCCCACTTGTGTGGCCTGGTGGTTGGAGACCACTTTGGAGATCCATCCAGCTAGATCCAGCATGGAGATCCCACCATGGATTGACATTATTGTCATCGGTGGCATTGCCTGAATGTGTAGGTCTAAACCAAGGTTCATAGTGCTGAGACATATCTGGTGTTGCTTGTAAAAGCTTAGAGTATGACTCGGTTGGCAGCTGGTTTTCGCTGTCCAGATCTACCCTTGAAGACCCATGCAGCTCGTAACCACTGTTACCAGAGTATTCTGTGTCAGGTGCAGTCAAAGGCAAGTGCTGGAGTTCTGTGGGTTGCAGAGGGGATGGGAAATCTCCCCCACTCTCTGGGCTGGTACGAGGTTGATATGTCTGCAGAGGCTGCAGCTCCAAGTGGCTTGGAGAAGAACAAGGTGTCTCTGAGCACTGGTTGCCAAGAGAACCGCAGACGGCTGTGAGCATTGCAGAAGTCCCGTGGTGAGCAGGTTCTCAGATACACCTAAACATAAAAGacggaagagggaagaaagaaaagtaagACATCACCACTCATAGTATCCATGCATTAAAATTAACTTTTGTTTAGTTAGTACAACTCCAACTTTCTGGTATGGGCTCCAACCAGAGCATTTTTGATAAAACGGTAAAAATATACCAAAAATGTAATGGAAAACCTTTGTCCTAATGAATTTAAAGTTCATGGAAATATTTTTGTGATCAAATTGTGTTATCACTTCTTGCTAAtaattattttcctaaggaaaagCTCTGAATTCAAAACACATTGGGAGTTTGAGGAATTCCTAATAAAACTGTTTTGTATCATTGTGTTTAAAAGCTTGACCTATGTTAATTGCTCTGATGCATCTTTGAAAGTAGACCTGTTACGCCGTCTGACAATTATTGAATAATAGCTTGAGGTTTCCATCTGCAATATTTGAAGAATTTGTACAAAGAATTAATAACAGTTGAGCCAAGAATTTTCTTATTTAAATCTCCTCCATTATTAACTCTCTAGACAAAcacatgcaatttttaaaaactttcctaTCACATGAAAAAACAAATATATTGGTAAATAAGTCTTTCAACAAAGCCCACTGACATTATAAAAGAACTTGCTGTTTACTAATTACTGCTGAAAACTAGAAACattagtttttaaatatacagtataaatattTCATTCAAAGAACATATGGAAGAAATCCCAAATTCAAAGATCAATATCCTACAATGTTGAAATATGTTGAgtacatataccagtgatggcgaatctatggcacgggtaccacaggtggtacaagaagccatatctgctggcacactagctgttgccctagctcagctccaatgttcatgtgtgtgctggccaattgatttttggcctgcacagaggctctggaaggctgTTTTTTACTTCCAGATAGCCCCTGGGGGATggtggagggcgtttttaccctgccccggccccaggaaagcctctggagcctggggagggtgaaacaagcctactggacccaccagaagttgggaaacaggcggtTTCCGGGCTCCAGATGTGGGGGGGTcggggaagcagttttcaccctcccaaggcattgaattatgggcgtgggcactcgggcatgtgcAATAGTATACGCCCACAATCTCtgggcacccaaagaaaaaaaggttcaccatcactgacatatacagtagaaccccgacttacgagactaattggttccggaaggaggctcgtaagttggAACGCtcatatgacgaaacattgtttcccataggaaacaatgtaaagtcaattaatccgtgcaacaacaaaaaaaaaccgctgccgccgaacgcggaagttagcgttcggcttcaggagacagctgcgaagcggcgcgggtgttttaaaacgtcgcagccggcctggggggcttgccagcacccccccgagccccccaggccggctgcaaccttttaaaacacacgggatacgagcgccaaggagctgtctcctgaagccgaacgcggaagttagcattcggcttcaggagacagctccttggcgctcgtatcccgaatgtgagctcgggaggcgaacaaaaatgtcgctcccctcccagctcttatctcaagtagctcgtaagtagagctgctcgtatgtcgaggttccactgtaccatAAAAAATATGTAGATACTCCGCTGAGAAATATGACTGTCTTTCCAAATATTTGCTGCACTCACATGGATTAAAGTATGTGGTTTTCTCACTCCAGTCGTTCAGAGCCAGCAATGCCAAACTGGTAATTTCCTTCTCATAACTCTAATATGAACACCTGTCATAATATCCAAGGTCCTTCCATAATATCCAAGAGGCACCTCATACCATGATAGTTCTAATCaaattagatatatatatttccagGGTAGttatgttatatttgtctttaagAAAAATACAAGCACTGTTgtagatgttgttgcagtggggtgGAGAAAAGACTTAAACATAGTTTACTCCTTTTGCCTCCTTTAAAAGCCTTTCTTAGAGACAGACCCTCTAATCGTCAGTTTCTGAGAACAGATAACAGTAATTATATCATCTACAGGCAATTTAGCTACACAACTCTCACTTCAGCCCAGAGGAAACAGAAGGCTTGCCAAATACCTAGAATACAAAATACTACTGGCCTGTATTTctctggagggagggagagagggagggaggaaagaggaaggaccgATGCTGATCTCTATTGCTGAATTATCTTTATGTTTCAAATGTAAATATAGAAGAcaaactccctccctccttccttccctccctctctctctttctcatgcaCTCATATTAACTGTTCCATATAGAAAGTTTACTCCTATCAGGTTTCAACCCATTACTGTGAATAGTCCAGAGTAGTCCAGACAGATAAGATGAGAGTTGATGGAAGATCCCAAAGAATGCCTATCCCTTTCTCCAGAATACCATGTTCTGACTCATTGTTTGTCTGTGTGAGAGAATGATGCTCCCTGTATTTGCACACACCTCAGAAATCTATCTATGCCAGATCAGCTATTCCCAACTCGGtgccttccagatgtgttggTTTACTTTTATGGAGAATTATGGGATTAGTAGTTAGGACTTCCCTCAGGTTGGGAAGGTCTAATCAGAGGAGAAACTCTTCCGATTTaacgctcctccactcctccctttTTAGAGCAAATGAAGTTGTTACCATAACTGGCTAATCTTCCTCCTAAATTATTCCTTGTGCAAACAACCTGCTCGTGGATGTACAGAAATATCAAAGCTCTACCTTTCTTCTTGTCTCAATCAAGAAGACAACACAAACAACAACAGAAGGGAAAGTAAAATGTCTCAATAGTTTACTCCAGGGTCCTAATAATGCATGGGTATTGGAAACACTAATTTGATTTGCTTTTATTGTAAATCTTaacagtttgcattttaaaatcaaCATAGAGAAATATTTGAAATTTTGTATTCCTGAAAATTTTATTTCTAATATGAGTATCTGTAAAAATAATTATTACAGTTTTGACAAAAACAGATATATTCAGCAAAGAGCATATGAATACAAATGAGTCAGGAAAAATATGCACATATTAATTTTTgtagaaatttttaaaagttcaCAAGATGTAGTAATAggagaaacaatttaaaaatggatAGGAAAAAATCAATTCCTCTGTGTCAGCCTCAAATTTTAAACAGAGTCAGGATATGTTGCTTATGAGGTACATTAATTCTATTTACTTGGAAGGagaaactaccgtgtttccccaatagtaagaccatgtcttactttctttttacccccaaaagccccactatgtcttactttcggggtatgtcttacattaccatccccggaagcgagccagtttatgccctggaaaccagctactcttccagccaaggcaccttttgagcggcgttgcaaaaaaaaaaccacacatcttacgtctccccttcccccaaccccggcctctttcacacaacccgacctctttctttctccttctccggcagatcgagcacgcgaagaggcacctctcaccttccgccgctgctggccgcccgccctctttcgcccagcgccgcttgaaaggacacccccccttggcttctgcgatatgccggagagccagagaagggggcgtccggacccccccacccccagaagaagccaagggaggggggtcctttcaagcggcgctgggcgaaagagggcgggcggccagcagcagaaggcgagaggtgcccccttctccggctctctggCATATCGAAGAGTCACCTCTCagcttccgccgctgctggccgccctctttcgcccagcgtcgcttcggaagccgccgaacgccgtcagggaggtgcttggcgagcggagaggcggtcaccaagcgcccccctgatggcattcggcggcttccgaagcgacgctgggcgaaagagggcggccagcagcggcggaaggtgagaggtgcctcttcgcgcgctcgatctgccggagagccggagaaggaggcacctctcgccttctgctgctggccgcccgcccttttgcccaacgccgcttgaaaggaccccccccttggcttctgagatatgcaggagagccggagaagggggcgtccggacctccCCACCCTCAGCAGAGgccaaggggggggtcctttcaagcggcgttgggcgaaagagggtgggcggccagcagcagaaggcgagaggtgcccccttctctggctctccggcatatcgaagaggcacctctcaccttccgccgctgctggccgccctctttcgcccagcgtcgcttcggaagccgccgaacgccgtcaggggggtgcttggcgagcggcacttggcgaacggagaggcggtcgccaagcgcccccctgacggcgtttggtggcttccgaagcgacgctaggcgaaagagggcggccagcagcggcggaaggtgagaggtgcctcttcgcgcgctcgatctgccggagagccggagaaggaggcacctctcgccttctgctgctggccgcccgcccttttgcccaacgccgcttgaaaggacccccccccttggcttctgagatatgcaggagagccggagaagggggcgtccggacctccCCACCCTCAGCAGAGgccaaggggggggtcctttcaagcggcgttgggcgaaagagggtgggcggccagcagcagaaggcgagaggtgcccccttctctggctctccggcatatcgaagaggcacctctcaccttccgccgctgctggccgccctctttcgcccagcgtcgcttcggaagccgccgaacgccgtcaggggggtgcttggcgagcggcacttggcgaacggagaggcggtcgccaagcgcccccctgacggcgtttggtggcttccgaagcgacgctaggcgaaagagggcggccagcagcggcggaaggtgagaggtgcctcttcgcgcgctcgatctgccggagagccggagaaggaggcacctctcgccttctgctgctggctgcccgccctctttcgcccaacgccgcttgaaatgaacccccccttggcttctgctgggggtgggggggtccggacgcccccttctccggctctccggcatatcgtaccgtgtttccccgaaagtaagacatatgtcttactttcggggtatggcttattttagccgacccccctgaaaccccccatatgtcttacaatcggggggggtcttactatcggggaaacacggtatcacttTTTTTCCGTACTTTACCTTTTACGATCCTAttctgaaaatacaattaaagaaaattaaactgcaataagtttgaattttttttagtaAACTATTGAAGATTGTTTTTATCCTAGTTACTAATCATAATTGGGATTTTGCATGATTGCATTAATAACTAATGCCTCATTTGCATTTAAtcttttcccattttatttttattaaatgtacagtatatgctaCCCATTTCAACATGTAATTATGAGCAGCAACTTAGGCAATTTACTATACAATATTTTACTTTATTCAGAAATGGTGCCCCTTCTCAGTCAAGATGGGTTATCCTCGTCCATTCAGTGATGAGGACTAAGtctgtttctcttttttaatgCCAGGATCTACCCTGCTAGAACCCAGTTTTGACGATTCCGAAGATTAGACTCGGCATGGCAAAACTGCAAGATAGACCTCTGCAAGAGTTGGGTGTTCTCCAGGGTTGTGAAGAGGTCCactgatggaaggctgaatctggACATGATGATATGGAAGATCGATGGGTGTAGGCACCATTCAGCATGGTTCACTGTTGAACGACTTAGCCAATCTACCTGCATGTTGGTAACCCCAGAGATGTGATCCGCTGACAAGAATAGGTGTCGCTCTGACCATAGTACCAGCCTCAGTGCCTTACTCATGAGGGTCCTGGAGTGAGTGTCCCTTGGTGGTTGAGATGCACCTTGGTTGTAATGTTGTCTATTAGGACCAAAACATGTTTGCTTGCCACAAGGCAATGTAATTGTTACAGGGCTAACGACAAAGCTCGCAGCTTTAGCCAAATGATAGAGCACTTGGTGTGTGTTGCTGACCAAAGGCCTGAGCCATGTGTCCCTGAAATGGGCACCCCACCCGCTAAGATTGGCATCCATTATAATGGTAATCATGGGCAGAGCATTGAAAAGGGAGCCCTTGGAGATGTCTGGAGAACCCTGCCACGGGTTGGAGAGACCATCGAACCCATGGTAGACCAGGAACCTGTGGTGTGAAGAGCTGTAACCCATCTTCTGAAAAGGCAAGAGAAACTATTTTGTTCCCAAGAGTGTAGGTGGGCCCAAGGAGTGATGGATATACTAGATATCATTTTCCAAAGGAGAGTGGACAATACTATTAAGGGGGGCATACATTTTCATTGTACCTGTGATGCTAATCCTCTGATACTGTCCTGTCTCTCCTGAAAAAGGGAAACCCTACACTCTAGGGAGTTGATAACTGTTCCAAAAGGAACTATGGAAGTGGAAGGTGGCTTTTCTCAAGATTTGATTGAGAACCCGTGGTGTCGCAGTGAGGAAATGGTTACCTGGAGGTGCTGTAGTGCAAGCTCTTTAGTGGGCACGTGCACCAGAATATTGTCCAGGTAATAATGGACACGAACAGGTAAGGTCCTTAAATGAGCCACTAGAGCTGCTAATCTCTTAATGAACACCTGGGGAGCAGAGGAAAGCCCAAAGGGTAATGCTCTATTTTGGAAGTGTCTACTACTGCGTAGTAAATCCGAAGATATTTGCAGTGCTGATGGGAAATAGTGATATGCATGTAGGCTTCCATCAAGTCTAGCAAGGCCATAAAGTCTCCCTGGTGGATACAAGCCAGGATGGATTGGAGGGAGCACATCTTGAACTTACTATACCTACGGTATGAGTTCAGATGCTGTAAATCTAGTATTGTCCCCATGTCTTTGGAACCACAAAAAGGATTGAATAAAACCTCTGGCCCTGTTGGTCACATTTTATTTCGTCCCCCCTTtggcatcttttttttaatggctcTATTCCACATTTCTTCAATATTACTGTAACTTTTATCTCACGGCGAGTTGTCCTGTGGTGAGCTGGCCATGGCGAGTTGGCCACGACAAATTGACTGTGGCAAGTTGGCCAAGGCCAGTTGTCCTAGATGCAGTTAGGGAATTCAAAACACATCTTAAAGTGGTTGAGGTTGATAAAGATTGCAATACTGAAAGTCCTATTTAGCATTTTGTAGGCAATCCCATTTGGTTGGTAACTTCCCTGCATTTGCAGGGAATTGAACTAGGAATGGTTAGCAAGAAATGTATAACAATATTTACTACAAAAACCTAATTTGCTTTTGAGCATATTTTATGCCACTAATAGAAATATCCGCTTAATGGAAAAAAGAACACATCCATTTTATCCTGATTTTAGAGTATTGATTCTCTTGGTGTCACACAAAATAGTCCTTCCTCTAATCTTTTCATGTTTTTTCTTTCAATACTTTTTCTCTTCtgatttcttgtttttttttctccaaaccaCTTTTATGgtagatttgttttgtttcccaatCAGACTTTCTTGGTGTTATTGACTAATGTGCATTACAAAATTTTACCCATTATTGAATACCTAGCTGGATGACTGCTTGCATTAGCAATCAAAATATATTGTACAATCATTTTCCCTTTTTGGCAGATTTAATCAGAATAGGGAAAAAATGGGAAGTTATATAGAATTGGGGAAAGATGAGTGAATTACAAGGGCAGAGTAATATGATATTGGATGTTTTTCTGAACAttagatcatttttttaaaaaaaatctttgaagtATCATATGATTTTAAAGGTGGAATTCATTTTGaagcaataaaattctattttgcaGTATTTCCCCTACTGTCTATTGAGCCTCCTGCAAATgggggaaaaatagaaaatacaaaatgaatggctatattcttttcttcttttgccaAGCCCACAATACTACACAATTGTTAATAACTGGACAATATTTTGTACTGCTCTAgaatatactgtatcttcaacagaattttaaaatgctATCGGAAACAATGAGGGAATAGAAGTATGAGTAAAATTGAACTTTATTAAAAAGTGAATTGCTCAGGAATCCAATCTGTATTCCTGCATAGCTGCCAAAGGACAGGTGTGATTATCAGAATTCAGAAAAGATATTTATCTgaaacagcagtaaaaaattttcaggaaaaattattattttgtataaTTTTAATCAATTTTTTAGAAAGAAAGTTTAATATTCCTAGATTGTTATCATTGAATTAGGCCCCTGCAAATTATGattttgggatatttttttattttgaagtCTCTAATTTTGTTTTTGACTCTGGTCTCCCCTATGGGCATAAAATGTTCCAATGACCGATTTACTGCAATCAAAGTACATTTCATAGTGATTAGAAAATACGGTGCATGAAATTTTAAGTATTAATATATGTCATCAGCAAAACATCAGCATATTTTCTCAGATGGTATTACTAAGATGTTATTTCACCAATATaacagttatttttaaaaagtgtattatTTGAGATGTACTGTATATGATAGTGTGCTATCATTATTGCTAAGCATTTCAAGTTGaccactttatttttaaaatgttacccACCAAACCCAAAAGTTCAATTTGGGTTATAGAATTTATTCTTCTTGCGTTTGTTTACAATCAAGgaaagtatataaaatataactATTAGGGATTTGCTTTTTATGAGTTTTTACTCCAGTGTTTCAAGTGGTTCTGTTTACGAAGtttataatttcttttaattatgtTGCAGCCTGCCCACAGCCTTCAAGCTAGGGTGTGATAAAATTC
This genomic interval carries:
- the SP6 gene encoding transcription factor Sp6; its protein translation is MLTAVCGSLGNQCSETPCSSPSHLELQPLQTYQPRTSPESGGDFPSPLQPTELQHLPLTAPDTEYSGNSGYELHGSSRVDLDSENQLPTESYSKLLQATPDMSQHYEPWFRPTHSGNATDDNNVNPWWDLHAGSSWMDLQSGLQPPGHTSGLQPVLGGYGSAEHQLCGPPHHLLPSASHLMNQEVIKSLDSTQEPHPMEQAGDSSGRPKSSRRSVTRSSGQAACRCPNCQEAERVGQCPDNSKKKHLHNCHIPGCGKAYAKTSHLKAHLRWHSGDRPFVCNWLFCGKRFTRSDELQRHLQTHTGTKKFTCPVCNRVFMRSDHLSKHMKTHDGAKEEAEGEAKTGTELPAKIKREPEGSTSSATSQSN